The Chloracidobacterium sp. genome contains the following window.
ATTACAAGTACACCGAGAGCACGACGAGTCAGTACCACCTGCGGTAGCGGGCGAAGTTCTGCTGAGGCTTGCAAGCGACGAGTCCGTACCACCTGCGGTAGCGGGTGGGGTTTTAGCTTTGCAGATCTAATCAAATTTGGGTAATTCATCTCCTTGACCCTTAAGGACATACTCGACGGCATTGAAAATATGGTCGTCGGTCCAAAGCCAGCGTTCACTCCCTTTGTCCGCCCAAGGTCTTCTATCCGATAGCCAAAGTCCGGACTCCCTAAGGCATCTTGTTGCATTTGCCTTAAATGCGTTTAGAGCGACCGACGGCAGTTTTCCGGCGGTTGTGGTCACTACGTGAATATGGTTGGTGCGGATGTTAGTGGCGTACAGTTTCCATTTCCTCCGCTCGCAAGTATCTCTAACTGCCCGTTCGACAGCATCGCGACTGGCCGCATCTAGCCGAACGGGCCGCTGCTTCATTCTATTCGAACTTATCACTTTCCAATGATCGTTCGCCGCAATCTTTGCATCGCCGTAAATGTTATTACGCCGATCGATCGATCCGCGCTCGTCGCCGTGAAGCCAAGTTCCATAACACCGGAATGTGATCAAGAAAGCGAGCGGGTGGTTCGAGTCGTTCCACATATGCAAACAATCACATCCCCACCCGCTACCGCAGGTGGTACTGACACGTCTCGCT
Protein-coding sequences here:
- a CDS encoding transposase, whose product is MWNDSNHPLAFLITFRCYGTWLHGDERGSIDRRNNIYGDAKIAANDHWKVISSNRMKQRPVRLDAASRDAVERAVRDTCERRKWKLYATNIRTNHIHVVTTTAGKLPSVALNAFKANATRCLRESGLWLSDRRPWADKGSERWLWTDDHIFNAVEYVLKGQGDELPKFD